From Helicoverpa armigera isolate CAAS_96S chromosome 26, ASM3070526v1, whole genome shotgun sequence, one genomic window encodes:
- the LOC110375054 gene encoding leucine-rich repeat-containing protein 71 produces MDSSSAHSKHPQRPTPTDFDEFLPWACQQLSVETTVVVIRSLLKQYVSVIAERPKKEKKTKSRATSMASSSEDAISVVREATKSSINSEIPITIEAFYDSNGNLIQLQFMNNKPIPREVFKIIGLVVPYHKLLRSITINSGLAMESIYEISKFINISHITEMVLDGTVLLEANYHILLDHSCLKYLSLSKCKINDTVVQTISSKIVYPNPASHKLSALNLATNRITDIGAKYLADALRTNRKLGYLNLADNMITDDGAISILNTLKSFVLTKQEVLDSKGRLLQYLKKKNGLIGAIAKELLKSDQDKKAVKKKVAKPLHTMLMRKNKQLEKELSKECHVVSSFEKPCGELRERAASLAECQIGFFSDPFSAEKIYTTGKTTFCYGNNGLCYLNLAYNDLTYATLKVLYEVVVTQRNMQRVPRGLINVVIEGNFMPIECEELQKIDEILSLALYYSLPRQSTVVKKRHSHSNIKTADKLN; encoded by the exons ATGGATAGCTCTAGTGCGCATAGCAAGCATCCCCAACGGCCAACCCCtacagattttgatgaatttcTGCCGTGGGCCTGCCAGCAATTGTCTGTTGAGACCACAGTCGTCGTCATCAGGAGTCTTCTAA AACAATATGTGAGTGTTATTGCCGAGCGACCCAAAAAagagaagaaaacaaaatccaGAGCAACATCCATGGCATCTTCATCGGAAGACGCTATAAGTGTAGTTAGAGAAGCCACTAAATCCTCAATTAATTCAGAAATCCCCATCACCATCGAAGCATTTTATGATAGCAATGGAAACCTAATACAATTACAATTCATGAACAACAAACCAATACCTagagaagtttttaaaataattggccTGGTCGTCCCGTACCATAAGTTACTGAGGTCGATAACCATCAACAGTGGTTTAGCCATGGAGTCTATATACGAGATAtctaaatttataaatattagtcaCATAACCGAAATGGTTTTAGACGGGACTGTTCTTCTTGAAGCCAACTATCATATTTTGTTGGACCACTCTTGTTTAAAATATCTCTCGCtatcaaaatgtaaaataaacgaTACTGTAGTACAAACTATCTCTTCTAAAATAGTGTACCCGAATCCCGCGTCTCATAAGCTTTCTGCCCTGAACTTAGCAACTAACAGAATTACAGACATAGGTGCTAAATATTTAGCAGATGCACTGCGAACGAACAGAAAGCTAGGCTATCTAAACTTAGCTGACAATATGATTACTGATGATGGAGCTATCAGCATTCTTAATACTTTGAAGAGTTTTGTGTTGACTAAACAAGAAGTACTAGATAGTAAGGGTaggttattacaatatttaaaaaagaagaatgGTCTTATAGGCGCGATTGCTAAAGAACTTTTAAAGAGTGATCAAGATAAGAAAGCAGTTAAAAAGAAGGTTGCTAAACCGTTACATACTATgttaatgagaaaaaataaacaactggAAAAGGAATTGTCCAAGGAATGTCACGTAGTCAGTAGTTTCGAAAAGCCCTGTGGAGAACTGCGTGAAAGAGCCGCTTCTTTGGCTGAATGTCAGATAGGTTTTTTTAGTGATCCCTTCAGTGCAGAAAAAATTTATACCACTGGTAAAACTACATTTTGCTATGGTAATAACGGTCTTTGTTATTTGAATCTTGCTTACAACGATCTGACTTATGCTACTCTGAAAGTTTTGTATGAAGTTGTGGTGACTCAGAGAAACATGCAAAGGGTACCGAGAGGTTTAATCAATGTAGTCATTGAAGGTAATTTCATGCCTATTGAATGTGAAGAACTGCAAAAAATTGATGAAATACTTTCATTAGCTTTATATTACTCTTTGCCTAGACAATCGACTGTGGTAAAAAAGAGACATTCTCATTCTAACATCAAAACTGCAGATAagttaaattaa
- the LOC110375052 gene encoding uncharacterized protein LOC110375052 — protein MASPRQHSFRHSGGPSPQDFDHFFPWACSQLGVDATIIVFKGHQSQYHSVSGRESKSKPKSKPKPHPDSATDLDDTSDELSPILEKAMILSIRPVYVQTIYDEYMELVQIKFLKNYYIPRAVMTVLALMLPHHKTLSSIVFNSGVNAEVMYEISQFLPTSHITELCLDYTFVPEGNYYLLLNNEVLKHLSVAKCKINDDIVKYIAEKLTTPCPASKSLSALNLSTNKITDIGVKYLAEMLRSNRRLCYLNLADNMITDEGANSIFDTLLEFTLTDKETFERNKRLMTYLRDKADLIQKTLKELQSGDFDRKSAQRKKVVKQTLPTKKKTLDKDPSGTAAKSFPNVETHFFERAELAAETMLGPFKDPFCLESTVRRDDKLYCLGNNTLAYLNLAYNNITYSSLKKLCEVVTTQSVLGRKPKGLVNLRLEGNYLPKSCPELSQIDKILKAEMPILKRNSEISKRRTSTRR, from the exons atggcATCACCTCGACAGCACTCGTTCAGACATAGTGGGGGTCCATCTCCTCAGGATTTTGATCATTTCTTCCCTTGGGCGTGTTCTCAACTTGGGGTCGATGCCACCATCATCGTCTTCAAGGGTCACCAGT CTCAATATCATAGCGTGTCAGGCAGAGAATCAAAGTCTAAACCAAAAAGCAAACCTAAGCCACATCCAGATTCAGCCACAGATTTAGACGATACGTCAGACGAGCTGTCTCCTATACTGGAGAAAGCAATGATCTTATCCATCAGACCGGTCTATGTTCAAACAATATATGATGAATATATGGAGCTAGTACAaataaagtttcttaaaaattattatataccGAGAGCGGTCATGACCGTCCTTGCTCTTATGCTGCCACACCATAAAACACTGTCTTCAATTGTATTCAATAGTGGAGTAAATGCGGAAGTAATGTATGAAATATCACAGTTCTTACCAACATCTCACATCACGGAATTGTGTCTTGATTACACTTTCGTGCCTGAAGGGAACTACTACTTACTCTTAAATAATGAGGTCTTGAAACATCTTTCTGTGGcgaaatgtaaaattaatgatGATATAGTGAAATACATTGCTGAAAAGTTAACTACTCCCTGTCCAGCTTCAAAATCACTGTCAGCATTGAACTTGTCGACAAACAAAATTACGGATATTGGAGTAAAATATTTGGCAGAAATGCTTCGATCTAACAGACGTCTCTGCTACTTAAACTTAGCAGATAACATGATTACCGATGAAGGAGCAAACAGCATTTTTGACACATTACTAGAGTTCACTTTAACTGACAAAGAAACTTTCGAAAGAAATAAGAGACTTATGACTTACTTAAGAGATAAAGCCGACTTAATTCAGAAAACTCTAAAAGAACTACAATCTGGGGATTTCGACAGAAAGAGTGCTCAAAGAAAAAAGGTAGTCAAGCAGACATTGCCGACAAAAAAGAAAACGCTTGATAAAGATCCGTCTGGAACAGCTGCCAAAAGCTTTCCTAACGTGGAGACGCATTTTTTTGAGAGAGCTGAGCTCGCGGCTGAGACTATGCTCGGACCCTTCAAAGATCCCTTCTGTTTAGAAAGCACTGTAAGAAGAGATGATAAACTATACTGCCTTGGCAACAATACTTTAGCTTATTTGAACTTAGCTTACAACAATATCACCTACAGCAGCCTCAAGAAGTTGTGTGAAGTTGTGACAACACAGAGCGTTTTAGGAAGAAAACCTAAAGGTTTAGTCAATTTGAGACTGGAAGGTAACTATTTGCCTAAATCATGTCCCGAATTATCTCAAATTGACAAAATACTGAAGGCTGAGATGCCCATTCTGAAGAGAAATTCAGAAATTTCCAAAAGGAGAACCAGTACCAGAAGATAA
- the LOC110375049 gene encoding leucine-rich repeat-containing protein 71, whose amino-acid sequence MEKQSRQVADRPLPEDFDSYLPWACFQLSVDATVIITRTFQSNLRTSADRQKNKATGKSKVASETLSDPESLTGGGGIGSGFTKGINMLQKPVYIETTYNDFLHLVQIKFLKNTEIPRTVMKIIGFILPYQKTLTTLVINSGLSAGVIHEIERFLPTTNITEVCLDGTTLVEANYHILLNKGIIKYLSLSKCKINDAVVKNIAAKLIPPCAASKSLSALNLATNRITDIGANHIANILRYNRHLTYLNLSDNMITDDGVSKIFDMLLEFPLTDRETVERNKNRMKYLRAKKQLILKNIQGVQMDDFEKKSKRKATKPALSKKKEKVHSLSTIGRSLTDIEQHHWDKAGVIAEGILGPFDDPFGADNTETRENKVYCFGNNKLAYLNLAYNNLTYSSLKRLRDVVMTQNILRRNPHGLINVRIEGNYLPEACTELEMIDNILEAGLASYKRPSEVNKKKVVSSKNSSKPS is encoded by the exons atggagAAGCAAAGCCGCCAAGTCGCTGATCGTCCACTTCCAGAGGACTTCGATAGTTATCTACCTTGGGCCTGTTTCCAACTATCTGTAGATGCAACTGTCATTATAACAAGGACCTTCCAAA GTAATCTAAGAACATCTGCGGACCGCCAAAAAAATAAAGCCACTGGCAAATCTAAAGTAGCTAGTGAAACACTTTCTGATCCAGAGAGCCTCACAGGGGGCGGAGGTATTGGTTCAGGATTTACCAAAGGTATAAATATGCTTCAAAAACCTGTCTACATCGAAACGACTTATAACGACTTTTTGCATTTGGTACAAATAAAGtttctgaaaaacactgaaaTACCCAGAACGGTTATGAAAATCATTGGTTTTATACTACCGTACCAGAAAACATTAACAACGCTTGTAATCAATAGCGGACTAAGTGCAGGTGTAATTCATGAAATAGAAAGATTTTTGCCAACAACGAACATCACTGAAGTTTGTCTTGACGGTACTACGCTCGTTGAAGCAAATTATCACATTCTCTTAAACAAAGGAATCATAAAATATCTTTCTTTatcaaaatgcaaaataaatgacGCTGTAGTGAAAAATATTGCTGCAAAGTTAATCCCTCCATGCGCAGCTTCAAAGTCCCTGTCTGCATTAAATTTGGCCACGAATAGAATCACTGATATTGGCGCGAATCATATAGCAAACATATTGCGGTACAATAGACACCTCACTTACTTAAATTTATCTGACAATATGATCACAGATGATGGAGTAAGTAAAATCTTTGACATGTTATTAGAATTTCCTCTAACAGATCGAGAAACGgttgaaagaaacaaaaaccGAATGAAATACTTACGAGCGAAAAAACAGCTTATTCTCAAAAACATTCAGGGCGTGCAAATggatgattttgaaaaaaaaagtaaaagaaaagcGACGAAACCAGCTCTTAGTAAGAAGAAAGAAAAGGTTCATTCTTTGTCTACTATAGGCAGAAGTTTGACTGATATTGAGCAGCATCATTGGGACAAAGCTGGAGTTATTGCTGAAGGTATCTTAGGACCTTTCGATGATCCCTTCGGTGCAGATAACACAGAAACGCgagaaaataaagtatattgttTTGGGAATAATAAATTGGCATATTTAAACCTTGCTTATAACAACCTGACATACAGCAGTCTTAAGAGACTGCGTGACGTGGTAatgacacaaaatattttacgcaGAAATCCACACGGTTTGATCAATGTGAGGATCGAAGGTAACTATTTGCCTGAAGCTTGTACAGAGTTGGAAATGATTGATAATATTCTCGAGGCTGGTTTGGCTTCGTATAAAAGACCATCAGAAGTAAATAAGAAGAAAGTTGTTAGTTCTAAGAACAGCTCGAAGCCGTCTTGA
- the LOC110375056 gene encoding uncharacterized protein LOC110375056 gives MIDPGQWMHMHMQANTHNHPSPTDFDTYLPWACNQMAVEMRIVVTKTAMSEYVSVVASDRTKIKKPKKAKKRSPSEDGSSQSSSGNYNIPSLVSGADDIVNIHAIYDQFMNLVQIKFVKNKYIPREVIKIITLLVPMYKYLTSITIDCGLRVGTIYDISQLLPVSKVTELCLDNTDVVEANYYILLNEPILKHLSLAKCNLNDEVIRLIAERIIYPCPASKSLTVLNLSTNEITDVGAKYLAEALRSNRRLAYLNLSDNQITDVGAGYIFDILIEFPLTSQETFDKKSRLMIYLKEKKDLFLITINDLRIMDSEKKSTKKGKAVKSQASTTIKRKQSTPFRDKSSTHADAGMSLNERAEAIVQELMGPLFDPFDRNNTVMRDDELCCRGNNTLCYLNVAFNDLTIASVVKLRDVLVAQKEMNRNPKGLVNVRLEGNYLPTWCAEMQDIDAMLEANLSTFKRTSIVKKKTARSTPSKSSS, from the exons ATGATAGATCCTGGACAATGGATGCATATGCACATGCAGGCAAACACGCACAATCATCCAAGCCCAACTGATTTCGATACTTATTTACCATGGGCTTGCAACCAGATGGCTGTCGAAATGAGGATTGTCGTTACCAAAACAGCTATGA GTGAATATGTAAGCGTAGTAGCAAGCGATCGCACCAAAATaaagaaaccaaaaaaagcAAAGAAACGGTCTCCATCAGAAGACGGTAGTTCCCAAAGTTCCAGCGGCAATTATAACATCCCATCACTCGTCTCCGGAGCCGACGATATCGTCAACATACATGCAATCTATGATCAGTTCATGAACCTAGTACAAATcaaatttgtaaaaaacaagTACATACCAAgagaagtaattaaaataataacactacTAGTCCCTATGTACAAATACTTGACATCTATTACGATCGACTGTGGCTTGCGCGTGGGCACGATCTACGACATATCTCAACTCCTACCTGTATCTAAAGTCACAGAATTATGTTTAGATAATACGGATGTTGTTGAAGCTAATTATTACATTCTATTGAATGAGCCTATCCTAAAACATTTGTCCTTAGCAAAATGTAATCTTAATGATGAAGTTATTAGACTGATAGCTGAAAGAATTATTTATCCTTGTCCTGCGTCTAAATCATTAACCGTGCTTAACTTGTCGACTAACGAAATCACAGACGTTGGTGCAAAATACTTAGCAGAAGCATTACGTTCAAACCGACGTCTCGCTTACTTAAATCTATCTGACAATCAGATTACCGACGTAGGAGCCGGTTACATTTTTGACATATTAATAGAATTTCCCCTAACTAGCCAGGAAACGTTCGATAAAAAATCAAGGCTTATGATATACTTGAAAGAGAAGAAGGACTTATTTCTCATTACTATTAACGATCTCAGAATAATGGACAGTGAAAAGAAGTCAACAAAAAAAGGTAAGGCTGTTAAATCACAAGCGTCGACCACAATTAAGAGGAAGCAATCAACGCCTTTCAGAGATAAAAGTTCAACACATGCAGATGCTGGCATGTCGCTCAATGAAAGAGCAGAAGCGATAGTCCAGGAACTGATGGGACCCTTGTTCGATCCCTTTGATCGTAATAACACTGTTATGCGAGACGATGAACTCTGTTGTCGCGGTAATAACACTCTCTGTTATCTGAACGTAGCTTTCAATGATCTTACTATTGCCAGCGTGGTGAAGTTGCGTGATGTGCTGGTGGCGCAGAAAGAGATGAATAGGAACCCAAAGGGTCTGGTTAACGTTAGGCTGGAAGGTAACTATTTGCCTACATGGTGTGCAGAGATGCAAGATATTGATGCAATGCTCGAGGCTAATTTGTCAACTTTCAAGAGAACATCTattgttaaaaagaaaactgctAGGAGCACCCCTAGCAAGAGCAGCagttaa